The following are from one region of the Syngnathus typhle isolate RoL2023-S1 ecotype Sweden linkage group LG22, RoL_Styp_1.0, whole genome shotgun sequence genome:
- the arv1 gene encoding protein ARV1: protein MASGFRCIECNEKATELHRDYSNGILKITLCGSCQKPVDKYIEYDPVIILIDAVLCKTQAFRHILFNTSWDIHWKLCMFCLLCEAYLRWSLRHSWESSDDPADIIRYTKEWEFYGMVTLAALELLAFCGGVLFVLRAAAMSYSGRSYGGGDVDLHLLLRALLLSCYGKVLLVPAVIWEHDFLPLCLGFIKVFVLTSNMQAVRVILNCSKSLALCSVCVGLLSETLAARMCQTVAAAFH from the exons ATGGCATCTGGCTTCAGATGCATCGAGTGTAACGAAAAAGCGACGGAGTTGCACCGTGATTACTCCAACGGAATCCTGAAGATCACATTATGC GGTTCCTGCCAGAAGCCAGTAGACAAGTACATCGAATACGATCCGGTCATCATCCTAATCGATGCCGTCTTGTGCAAGACTCAGGCCTTCAGACACATTCTGTTCAACACGAGCTGGGAT ATCCACTGGAAGCTGTGCATGTTCTGCCTGCTGTGCGAGGCCTACCTCAGGTGGTCGCTCCGGCACAGCTGGGAGTCCAGCGACGACCCCGCTGACATCATCAGATACACCAAGGAGTGGGAGTTCTACGGCATGGTGACCTTGGCCGCGCTGG AGCTGCTGGCGTTCTGCGGCGGGGTGCTGTTTGTCCTGAGGGCGGCGGCGATGTCGTACAGTGGGCGCAGTTACGGCGGAGGAGACGTGGATCTCCATCTCCTTCTGAGAGCTCTTCTGCTGTCCTGCTACGGAAAAGTCCTCCTGGTGCCCGCCGTCATCTGGGAACACGACTTCCTGCCGCTCTGCCTCGGCTTCATCAAAGTCTTTGTGCTCACCTCCAACATGCAAGCCGTGAGAG tgATCCTTAACTGCAGCAAGAGCTTGGCGTTGTGCTCCGTGTGCGTGGGCCTGCTGTCAGAGACTTTGGCGGCTCGGATGTGTCAGACCGTAGCAGCTGCATTTCATTAA
- the exoc8 gene encoding exocyst complex component 8, whose amino-acid sequence MSEPGNRLRRLLESPNFDPQNYVKQLSQQSDGDRDLQEHRQKIQNLADETAQNLKKNVYKNYRQFIETAKEISYLESEMYQLSHILTEQKSIMESITQALLSADKDETSKEMQAAFPKESEEVKQRSLTSLLEKVEGGKTIMDTPGRHLVYNGDLVEFDVDNMCPVQKVHAFLMNDCLLIATWLANRRGAVKYKYNALYDLESFAVVNVKDNPPMKDMFKILMFPDSRIFQAENSKIKKEWLEILDETKKNKANKERGKEEEKKPMSPVRTEVSTNPFDQDDDDEQTEVEESVDLGLEWIQELPEDLDVCIAQRDFEGAVDLLDKLSEYLKEQPLTPKVKELRAKVDERVRQLTDVLVFELSPDRSLRGGPQATRRAVSQLIRLGQSTKACELFLKNRAAAVQTAIRQLRIEGATLLYIHKLCNIFFTGLLETAKEFQMDFAGNTGCYSAFVVWSRSAMRMFVDAFSKQVFDSKESLSTASECVKVAKEHCLQLTDIGLDLTFTLESLLVKDVKAALLSYKDVIVEASKHRNSEEMWRRMNLMTPEALTKLKEEMRASGMSTFDAYTGADCWVNLSYTLVAFTKQLLSFLEEALKLYFPELHTVLLESLREIVLVAVQHVDYSLRCEQDADKKAFVVLNAAFLHDCVLPEVERRFEEAVGKPAKQLRDLRKSTRSVRINPESTISLV is encoded by the exons ATGTCCGAACCGGGAAATCGACTTCGCAGGCTGCTGGAGTCGCCCAATTTCGACCCGCAAAATTACGTGAAGCAGCTGTCGCAGCAATCGGATGGCGATCGAGACCTTCAGGAACACCGGCAGAAGATCCAAAACCTGGCCGACGAGACGGCCCAGAACCTGAAGAAGAACGTGTACAAGAACTACCGACAGTTCATTGAGACGGCCAAGGAGATCTCGTACCTGGAGAGCGAGATGTATCAGCTGAGCCACATCCTTACGGAGCAGAAGAGCATCATGGAGAGCATCACGCAG GCCCTGTTGTCCGCCGACAAGGACGAGACCTCCAAGGAGATGCAGGCCGCCTTCCCCAAAGAGAGTGAGGAGGTGAAGCAGAGGAGCCTCACCTCGCTTCTTGAGAAGGTGGAGGGTGGCAAGACTATTATGGACACCCCCGGGAGGCACCTGGTGTACAATGGCGACTTAGTGGAATTTGACGTGGACAACATGTGCCCCGTCCAGAAGGTGCACGCGTTCCTCATGAACGACTGCCTGCTGATCGCCACCTGGCTGGCCAACCGCCGCGGGGCCGTCAAGTACAAGTACAACGCCTTGTACGACCTGGAGAGCTTCGCCGTGGTCAACGTCAAGGACAACCCGCCCATGAAGGACATGTTCAAGATCCTCATGTTCCCAGACAGCCGCATCTTCCAGGCGGAgaacagcaagataaaaaagGAGTGGCTGGAGATCCTGGACGAAACCAAGAAGAACAAAGCCAACAAGGAGCGCggcaaggaggaggagaagaagccaATGTCCCCCGTTCGGACCGAAGTGTCCACCAATCCTTTTGACCAGGACGATGACGACGAGCAGACTGAG gtggaggagagcgtgGATCTGGGTCTGGAGTGGATCCAGGAGCTGCCCGAGGATCTGGACGTGTGCATCGCTCAGAGGGACTTTGAGGGTGCCGTCGACCTGCTGGACAAACTTAGCGAGTACCTGAAGGAGCAGCCGCTCACGCCCAAAGTCAAGGAGCTGCGGGCCAAGGTGGACGAGCGGGTGAGGCAGCTGACCGACGTCCTCGTCTTCGAGCTGTCCCCGGACCGCTCGCTGCGCGGCGGACCTCAGGCCACCAGGAGGGCCGTGTCGCAGCTCATCAGGCTAG GGCAGTCCACCAAGGCGTGCGAGCTGTTCCTGAAGAACCGCGCGGCGGCCGTGCAAACGGCCATCCGGCAGCTACGCATTGAGGGCGCCACGCTGCTCTACATCCACAAGCTCTGCAACATCTTCTTCACCGGCCTGCTGGAGACGGCCAAGGAGTTCCAGATGGACTTTGCCGGCAACACGGGCTGCTACTCGGCGTTCGTGGTGTGGTCCCGCTCGGCCATGAGGATGTTTGTGGACGCCTTCAGCAAACAG GTCTTCGACAGCAAGGAGAGCTTGTCGACGGCGTCCGAGTGCGTGAAGGTGGCCAAGGAGCACTGCCTCCAGCTGACAGACATCGGGCTGGACCTGACCTTCACGCTGGAGTCCCTGCTGGTAAAGGACGTGAAGGCGGCCCTGCTCAGCTACAAGGACGTCATCGTGGAGGCCAGCAAGCATCGCAACTCGGAGGAGATGTGGAGGCGGATGAACCTCATGACGCCTGAGGCTCTTACCAAGCTCAAG GAGGAGATGCGCGCCAGCGGCATGTCGACGTTCGACGCCTACACGGGAGCCGACTGCTGGGTGAACCTGAGCTACACGCTGGTGGCCTTCACCAAGCAGCTGCTGAGCTTCCTGGAGGAAGCCTTGAAGCTCTACTTCCCCGAGCTGCACACGGTGCTGCTGGAGAGCCTGCGTGAGATCGTGCTGGTGGCCGTGCAGCACGTGGACTACAGCCTACGCTGCGAGCAGGACGCCGACAAGAAGGCCTTCGTGGTGCTCAACGCCGCCTTCCTGCACGACTGCGTGCTGCCCGAGGTGGAGCGCCGCTTCGAGGAGGCCGTGGGGAAGCCCGCCAAGCAGCTACGGGACCTCCGCAAGAGCACCCGGTCCGTCAGGATCAACCCCGAGAGCACCATCTCCTTAGTCTGA
- the fam89a gene encoding sprT-like domain-containing protein Spartan → MNGKSANGSAGGMACIDGLPPLPKSLSGLLNSSGGSWRDMERMYVKKTMIQDDLSRGRNNADSLLASKPANLDAALALLRKEMVGLRQQDMSLLCQLWSLHESIQEYKGSCQDLSAASGLGMMENGYFDEDDEYYAEPGATPTDEHPDGNGMAGQGTSDGGVGKDDSWESFRVTI, encoded by the exons ATGAACGGGAAGTCGGCCAACGGCTCGGCAGGGGGAATGGCGTGCATCGACGGGCTGCCGCCGCTGCCCAAGAGCCTTAGCGGCTTGCTCAACTCGAGCGGCGGCTCGTGGAGGGACATGGAGCGGATGTACGTGAAGAAGACCATGATCCAGGACGACCTGAGCCGAGGACGCAACAACGCTGACAGCCTGCTGGCCAGCAAGCCGGCGAACCTCGACGCCGCCCTGGCTCTGCTGCGGAAAGAGATG GTGGGCTTACGTCAACAGGACATGTCCCTGCTGTGTCAGCTATGGTCGCTGCACGAGTCCATCCAGGAGTACAAGGGCAGCTGCCAGGACTTGAGCGCCGCCTCCGGCCTGGGCATGATGGAGAACGGCTACTTCGACGAGGACGACGAGTACTACGCCGAGCCGGGCGCCACGCCCACCGACGAGCACCCGGACGGCAACGGCATGGCGGGGCAAGGCACCAGCGACGGCGGGGTGGGCAAAGACGACAGCTGGGAGTCCTTCCGGGTCACCATCTGA
- the clvs2 gene encoding clavesin-2, with translation MTHLQAGLSAATLEKAKAELKENPETLHQDIQEVRDMIITRPDIGFLRTDDAFILRFLRARKFNHFEAFRLLAQYFEYRQQNLDMFKNLKATDPGIKQALKDGFPGVLANLDRHGRKILLLFAANWDQSRYTFVDILRSILLSLESMIEDAELQVNGFILVIDWSNFTFKQASKLTPSMLRLAIEGLQDSFPARFGGIHFVNQPWYIHALYTVIRPFLKDKTRKRIFMHGNNLTSLHQLLHPEILPSELGGMMPPYDMGTWARTLLEHAYDEDGEPDAGPDGGPEAYAFSVQDLHKDVDLSPKTMKRSQSVVEPGVLKRPDKVKCDEDNMQPLLSLD, from the exons ATGACCCACCTGCAGGCCGGCCTGTCGGCGGCCACCCTCGAGAAGGCCAAAGCGGAGTTGAAGGAAAACCCCGAGACGCTCCACCAGGACATCCAAGAGGTGCGCGATATGATCATCACGAGGCCGGACATCGGCTTCCTGCGGACGGACGACGCCTTCATTCTCAGGTTCCTGCGGGCCAGGAAGTTTAACCACTTTGAGGCCTTCCGTCTCCTGGCCCAGTACTTTGAATACAGACAACAGAACCTGGACATGTTCAAGAACCTGAAGGCCACCGACCCCGGGATCAAGCAGGCGCTTAAGGACGGATTTCCCGGCGTGCTGGCCAACTTGGACCGACACGGACGGAAGATTCTGCTCCTCTTTGCGGCCAACTGGGACCAGAGCAG GTACACGTTTGTGGACATTCTGAGGTCCATCCTGCTGTCTCTGGAGTCCATGATCGAGGACGCCGAGCTGCAGGTGAACGGCTTCATCCTGGTCATTGATTGGAGCAACTTCACCTTCAAGCAAGCCTCCAAGCTCACGCCCAGCATGCTCAGGCTCGCCATCGAAGGGTTGCAG GACAGTTTTCCGGCCCGTTTTGGAGGAATCCACTTTGTGAACCAGCCCTGGTACATCCACGCTCTCTACACTGTCATCAGGCCCTTCCTCAAGGACAAGACCAGGAAGCGG ATCTTCATGCACGGCAACAACCTGACCAGCCTGCACCAGCTGCTGCATCCGGAGATCCTGCCGTCAGAACTGGGCGGGATGATGCCACCGTACGACATGGGCACCTGGGCCAGAACCCTGCTGGAGCACGCATACGACGAGGACGGGGAACCAGACGCGGGACCTGACGGAGGACCGGAGGCTTACGCGTTCTCTGTCCAGGACCTGCACAAAGATGTAGACCTCTCGCCCAAAACCATGAAGAG GTCCCAGTCGGTGGTGGAACCTGGCGTACTAAAGCGACCTGACAAGGTCAAATGCGATGAGGACAACATGCAGCCGCTGCTCTCGCTGGACTGA
- the sprtn gene encoding DNA-dependent metalloprotease SPRTN, producing MNDDYVLALQLQEQFDNEANDVEMDTGPLVPWKPERPLSVVDGSWETLDPTPDVRAMFLEFNDRFFWGKLNGVEVKWSPRMTLCAGVCSYEGRGGLCSIRLSEPLLKLRPRKDLVETLLHEMIHALLFVTQNNRDRDGHGPEFCKHMRRINKHSGANITVFHSFNDEVDAYRRHWWRCDGPCQTRKPYFGFVKRAMNRAPSAQDPWWGDHQRTCGGTYTKVKEPEGYGKKKEAKKVPAVEKPAGSRDIRDVMAFSGKGFVLGGTSSSSVMKSAGPASSTASKPVTPSSPSGRVFPTVIAPATQGHKVPAKKSVANIRAFVNINGSPVKIQRPVRDNAVGGTGEGGNVSIGDGNPGLSKREEPGGLKQKSVDMFFNKSPNSVITKWPTPSTFNNSDTSMSSPKYLSGNTAANTPQSKKRPLDDPTGIFELFNKRLKVETIDLMESPPTSSHAAAAASSSSLPVMVMCPVCQASVQESSINQHLDSCLC from the exons ATGAATGACGACTATGTGCTCGCCCTGCAGCTTCAGGAGCAGTTCGACAATGAAGCGAACGACGTGGAGATGGACACCGGGCCGCTTGTCCCCTGGAAGCCCGAGAGGCCGCTGTCCGTCGTGGACGGGTCGTGGGAGACGCTGGACCCCACACCCGACGTCCGCGCGATGTTCCTGGAGTTCAACGACAGGTTCTTCTGGGGCAAATTGAATGGGGTGGAGGTCAAGTGGAGCCCCAGGATGACACT GTGTGCAGGTGTGTGTTCTTATGAAGGACGTGGTGGACTTTGTTCGATCAGACTCAGCGAGCCTCTGCTCAAGCTCAGACCCCGTAAAGACCTGGTGGAG ACCCTGCTGCACGAGATGATCCACGCGCTGCTGTTCGTGACGCAGAACAACCGAGACCGCGACGGCCACGGGCCCGAGTTCTGCAAGCACATGAGGCGCATTAATAAACACAGCGGCGCCAACATCACG GTGTTCCACAGCTTCAACGACGAAGTGGACGCATACCGCCGGCACTGGTGGCGCTGCGACGGGCCATGCCAGACGCGCAAGCCCTACTTCGGCTTCGTCAAAAGGGCAATGAATCGGGCCCCCTCAGCCCAGGACCCCTGGTGGGGGGACCACCAGAGGACGTGCGGGGGTACCTACACCAAAGTGAAGGAGCCCGAGGGTTATGGCAAAAAGAAGGAGGCCAAGAAGGTGCCCGCCGTTGAAAAGCCAGCAG GAAGTCGGGACATTCGGGATGTGATGGCTTTCAGCGGTAAAGGCTTCGTCCTGGGCGGGACCTCATCCTCCTCTGTGATGAAGTCAGCTGGCCCCGCCTCCTCCACTGCCAGTAAACCCGTCACACCGTCGTCGCCTTCGGGGCGAGTCTTTCCCACCGTCATAGCGCCGGCGACGCAGGGTCACAAGGTGCCCGCCAAGAAATCGGTCGCTAACATTAGAGCCTTTGTCAACATTAACGGGTCGCCGGTTAAGATCCAAAGGCCTGTTCGCGATAACGCCGTTGGCGGTACCGGGGAAGGTGGCAACGTTAGCATCGGCGACGGCAATCCTGGTCTCAGCAAGCGTGAAGAACCGGGCGGACTGAAGCAGAAGTCCGTTGATATGTTCTTCAACAAGTCTCCCAATTCAGTCATCACCAAATGGCCGACTCCATCCACTTTTAATAATAGCGATACGTCCATGTCCTCGCCCAAGTATTTGTCGGGCAACACCGCCGCCAACACGCCTCAGTCGAAGAAGAGACCTCTGGACGACCCTACTGGCATTTTTGAGCTCTTCAACAAGAGGCTGAAGGTGGAGACCATAGACCTTATGGAATCGCCCCCAACAAGCagccacgccgccgccgccgcctcatcCTCGTCTTTGCCGGTGATGGTCATGTGTCCCGTGTGTCAGGCCAGCGTGCAGGAGTCAAGCATCAACCAGCACCTGGACTCCTGCCTCTGCTGA
- the smpdl3a gene encoding acid sphingomyelinase-like phosphodiesterase 3a has product MQSLFYMPNFPFNDMKTPLAYFVLLLCTAERFEAAPPGRIAEPVQAGRFWHITDLHLDPTYNLAPDPTKVCFSSKGVPATDAGPFGDFVCDSPYSLIQSAFMHIKSLVQPNDFFIWTGDSPPHVPVSELSTSMVIQVLSNLTQTIRQHFPNVTVFPAIGNHDYWPQDQLPTSTNDIYKAAARLWKPWLEDQALETLSQGGFYTQLVRTGIRVISVNSILYYGPNQATVNMSDPAGQFEWLEDTLEKADANKEKVFIIAHVPLGFLPFTRNLTAIRDEPNERLLNICRRYSHVIAGHFYGHTHKDSVMVLLDHKGEAVNSVFVSPAVTPIKSSWETYSNNPAVRLYFYDKQDFGILDIWQYFLNLTEANLEQRADWKLEYVMTKAFSLPDLRPVSLRRLALQLWLLPNSAFDTYFAHFTVGFDGLPPCRGECKVLQLCAMLFMDQRSYSACLGEQHHRHSLASDIL; this is encoded by the exons ATGCAATCGTTGTTTTACATGCCGAACTTCCCTTTTAACGACATGAAGACGCCACTGGCCTATTTTGTTCTCCTGTTATGCACCGCTGAACGCTTTGAGGCGGCCCCCCCGGGAAGAATAGCCGAACCGGTGCAGGCAG GAAGGTTCTGGCACATCACTGACCTACATTTGGACCCCACCTACAACCTGGCGCCGGACCCCACCAAGGTGTGTTTCTCCTCCAAAGGGGTCCCCGCCACCGATGCCGGTCCATTTGGGGACTTTGTGTGCGACTCGCCTTACAGTCTCATCCAGTCGGCCTTCATGCACATAAAGAGCCTTGTGCAACCCAATGACTTCTTCATTTGGACCGG AGACAGTCCACCTCACGTTCCTGTAAGTGAACTATCCACGTCAATGGTGATCCAGGTGTTGAGCAACTTGACGCAAACCATCCGACAACACTTCCCGAACGTCACCGTCTTTCCCGCCATTGGAAACCATGACTACTGGCCGCAG GATCAGTTGCCGACGTCCACCAACGACATCTACAAGGCTGCTGCACGCTTGTGGAAGCCCTGGCTGGAAGACCAAGCACTGGAAACTCTCTCAcaag GGGGTTTCTACACCCAGCTGGTCCGTACGGGCATTCGAGTAATAAGCGTGAACAGCATCCTCTACTACGGTCCCAACCAAGCCACCGTCAACATGAGCGATCCGGCGGGACAGTTCGAGTGGCTGGAGGACACGCTGGAAAAGGCCGACGCCAACAAGGAGAAG GTGTTTATAATAGCTCACGTTCCACTGGGATTCCTGCCCTTCACCCGGAACTTAACGGCCATTAGGGATGAGCCCAACGAGAGGTTACTCAACATCTGTAGGCGCTACAGTCATGTGATTGCCGGACATTTTTATGGACACACGCACAAAGACAGTGTCATGGTGCTCCTCGACCACAAAG gTGAAGCTGTGAACTCTGTGTTTGTATCTCCGGCGGTAACGCCCATCAAAAGCTCTTGGGAAACATACTCAAACAACCCAGCGGTGCGACTGTATTTCTACGACAAACAAGATTTTGGCATTTTG gaTATCTGGCAATACTTCCTCAACCTGACCGAGGCTAACCTCGAGCAACGGGCCGACTGGAAGTTGGAGTACGTCATGACCAAAGCGTTCAGCCTGCCGGACCTGCGACCGGTCAGTCTGCGCCGGCTGGCTCTGCAATTGTGGCTGCTGCCCAACTCGGCGTTCGACACCTACTTTGCTCACTTCACGGTCGGTTTCGATGGCTTGCCGCCATGCCGGGGCGAGTGTAAGGTCCTTCAGTTGTGCGCCATGCTCTTCATGGACCAGCGCTCCTACTCGGCTTGTCTGGGAGAGCAACATCATCGTCATTCTCTCGCTAGTGACattctttga
- the LOC133146879 gene encoding fatty acid-binding protein, brain: protein MVDAFCATWKLVDSDNFDDYMKALGVGFATRQVGNVTKPTVIISQEGDKVIIRTQSTFKNTEISFKLGEEFDETTADDRNCKSTVSMDGDKLVHVQKWDGKETKFVREIKDGKLVMNLTFEDISAVRTYEKA from the exons ATGGTCGATGCCTTTTGCGCCACTTGGAAGCTGGTGGACAGCGACAACTTCGATGACTACATGAAAGCTCTTG GCGTGGGGTTCGCCACCCGGCAGGTGGGCAACGTGACCAAGCCCACCGTCATCATCAGCCAGGAAGGCGACAAGGTGATCATCCGCACGCAGAGCACCTTCAAGAACACCGAGATCTCCTTCAAGTTAGGGGAAGAGTTTGATGAGACCACCGCCGACGACAGGAACTGCAAG TCCACAGTGAGCATGGACGGAGACAAGCTGGTCCACGTGCAGAAGTGGGACGGCAAGGAGACCAAGTTCGTCAGGGAGATCAAGGATGGAAAGTTGGTCATG AACTTGACCTTCGAGGATATCAGTGCAGTGCGCACCTACGAGAAGGCGTAG